The nucleotide window TTGGAAATAGGCTCACTTTAGGTAACACTAGATATCTTTTTCATAGAGGGGGGTggtttttctttatcaattttgttgCGTTAGAGTGCTTTCGGAAAAGAAGCTATTTCAATGGGTAGTTCTGTGTAATTAGAGGTAATGAGcgattttataaatacagAGCAATGCAAAGGTGGGGAATTAAAACGGAACAGAAGTGAGCAATTAATGGGGTCATCTAAAATATGTGATGTTCTAATAAATCCTATGGATTTAAGCCTTTCAAACGTAAGTGGAAGCATAAGATAGGACACCTCACCAGTTGCGGAGGAACGAGCTACAGCATGATGATTATTATGTTGGCGCTATTTTTATGTCACCATTGGTTAGCCCGTAGGAATTATTTCTGCATAAATAACTTTGAATAATCATttttagggaaaaaaaagaacgccATTGTAGAACTAAGCAAAGCCAATGATGATGCTTTCCATAAATTTGATCGAAAAAAAGTTAAGACTGCAATTTTGGGATAGCCCCAATTAGGCACAAATACAAGCTAAAGTATATTATGTAGACATACTGCAGCAATGTGATGCCTTTATTTGTTACTTTGAGGAAATCTCCATTTATTCTATGGatcgaaattaattatatCTGTTGGGCCACTCAGTTTGGGGATTTATATTAATTGGAATATACGAGTAGGGGCAAAATATGAAGGGCATAAGATATTACCAAGATATATGCACATCTATGTGAACACATACATCTGCTTATGAAATAACAttcaaggggaaaaaatgcactcAATGTATGCAACAGATTGAGATTTAATGGTTAAGAAGGGAGGACAAACTTACAGGGTGTGGGGGTATTCAAAAAAgtggcatttaaaaaaaaagaaggaaaagaaaaaggtaaaatttaAGAATTATTCTGCTTCTTTCGCGTATAATTATGCTACCTAGGCATATTGTGCAATATATTATGCtaattcaaataatttacattttaaggGGGGTAACTCAACGCTTATGCAGCGTTTTCTCTCAGTGAATCACTTGTCATTTTAGTTATTTTCGACATTTTCAGGATTTGCTGGTGCAGCGGGCTTTTTCGGTGCAGCAGGCTTTTTCGGTGCGGCTTTCTTTTTCGGTGCGGCTTTCTTTTTCGGTGCAGCAGGCTTTTTCGGTGCAGCGGGTTTATTTTCTTGTGCAGGTTTTTCTGCGGGTGCGGGTTCTTCCACTGGGGCTGGGGGACTTGAGGGCTCAGGTGTACTTTCTTGGGTTGGTGCATCTTCTGAGTGTGATGCACCTTCTGATGGTGATGCACCTTCTGAGGGTGATTCAACTTTTCTATATGGTTTATCATCTGAGTCTGATTCATAACGTGAGGAtttatcctctttttttttggattttaatgttatccctttgatttttcttttatggcCATATTTTGCATTCATTATTGCATCTCTCGGGTAGGGAACCCTTTTATGGTGGGTTTTTGCGTATTCTTCATCCATAATATATCTGCTCTACATGacgaaaattaaaaagttaaacaatgaataaatatatatatctttttaaattattatttatcatgaaaaagaataatagtttatatatgtatgaaaATGTGAGAAAGAATTTTATCATACATGTACAAAATCATTCATATATTTGATGAAGGCAGCTGCTTCCGAATAAGAGACGAATAACGTGGAAACGACAAATAAGGATGTATATAAgactttcatttttgatagtatatgattatttattgtataaaattatagtTAGCGGCAGTTTTTTCTATTTAGCAATAAATATATCCTTTTGCTTTAGTGTTGGGATGTAAACGAATCTATATATGCAATTCAGTGAAAGAAAGtgaattttcttcaaatattCTAAATgcttattaaaaaaactttataaaaatctGGATAATTGTTATTTAGGTTATCTTCAACATAGAAACACAAAATTGCTAAGGTGGAATGTTACGTAAaagtatttatataattttataggaatatttttatgtaaatttttaatttatttgtcATCATAAAcgtttgtatatatttctgcgaaaataataattcaatGTAAGAAAATATTCGAACGTGCAATGAAAAAGATTACTGCCAAATATTTCGCACAAACGTGACCATTTTTTATGACgcagaaaaattttaaatatttatgctCATTTTTAGCACCcatttatgttatattttatacatatgatCCATATATGTAGTGGACTTagaatatatgttatatatacatatttttaaaatgtattaccttttttttttttttttttttaatttcccagCAAATTAAATCGGTACGCGCTTAAACGAgtttaaaattgttaaatgCTGAGAATAATTAatgcgttttttcttctccttatTTGTAACAGggcaatttaatttttgaaaaataaatcgccaattttgttttctaaatgaataaatatttacatatttttatgtacatttataaacTTCAATAAAGCAAAGGcgttaattaaaatgaaaacaatttATTCTCAAAgggtttgttttttttccccccgtcTGCTGGAACCAAAAGGTTCTTcgcaaaatgtaaaatgagGAACAGGGATAATTCTGCATGCATTAGTTAATTCATTAAGTATATCCCCTCCTTtagaatatttattaatagcgcaattttttttttatctttctaATTACGAAGCAAAGAGCAAGCTTTCGTTCATCTTACTAATATTGCCACCGATGTTGACATCAACGTAAGTATTAACTTAACTCTTGCCTGTATCGTAATCTCCTGGtagagcgaaaaaaattactctcAGCTTTTACAAAGAGAAGACACTTTTATGtttcatatatgtacaccGTATTAATTTTCAGTTTGGTTATCTGCACCAGAATGACCCTGAACAAAGGGAAAATTTATGGTGCTCcgataaataattttttaaacgcatAAAATTGTTGTCTCTGCCGCCACTGGCCGCGTGGTACAGCACGGCAATTTAGGTACCTACATACTTATaccatatatatgcatacaagCATGGTGCTTCTGAGTATGCAAAAATCAACACCCCTTCGTAAATATTCCCTTCAACATAAAAGAAAGAAACTTTCAGGGGAGAGGAACATTCACTTTGCGGATAAAACCGcctaaattttttcaaaattaaatgGTTAAACGGCTTGCAGTTAatccccccaaatggcatatttatatttccccCTACAATAAgttcctctccattttgcacaacAAAAATTGTGCCATGTacatttcgcttttttttccaaaaaaaaaggatatgcATTATGTATTCACGTTGCACCCCCTTTGGCCGAAGAAAAAAGCTTCCTTTGCGCCTGATGGGTACTTGTACATGAATAGAAAAGGTGGTggtgagggggggggggaggaaaagtcTGAACAGATCTAATCATTTCCTAATACCATAACATCGTTATAAAAGCGCGGTTcatcttttttcattttcaagaACACTGCCAAAGGaagctttttcttttgtcaTTCCACCTTCCGTAAGGCACTATTTAATAAAACCGTTTAAGTCATAACATAGGAACTACTGTTGTAGAGGTATTGCGCGGCTGCGCTCCTACTGGTTCACCCTTTGGAGCGTTCCCCTTTCTGTTCCATagatacatgtacatacatgtgaCATACATGCTAATGCGCACTCTCCtcaaaatgtaaatgttCGTCTGGCATGTAAACAAACTCGGGGAAGATAGGCGTCCTCGATGTATGTGCAGGTTTCCAATTTGAATTTCCTCTTATCTGCCAACTTGACATTGCAATGTTGTGAGCATACAGTCAATATAGCATCCTGCAAGAGGAAAACATTAAAAGACCAACTCGCACTTTGTTCATAAAACAATTGATTCGTAAAGATTTtcatatttcaaaatattgcGCGTCATAAATCTGGAAAAATTGGAACGAAAATTGCTATATCTTTGAACACCCTCGCTATTTTCAAATAGCCAACTTCGCTGAATTTTAttacaattattattattattgttattttattttatttttatttttcggtTAGCACATTGCATGGGGTTGCTCTCTGGGATTCCCCGCAGGAGCTCTTAGGGCAAACAAATCAAAGTGCGACTTACGAAATTgctaaaaaagaaaaaaacactctATTAGCGCTAACTAAAGTGGCACTTAAATTACCATGCCGCACGTTAacctttccaaaaaaaaaataaaacttaaCAGGGATGCCATGCCGGCATGTGCAaactttccaaaaaaaaaaatagtcacAAAGAAAGAATGGCATCACTACACATTTGAGTAATTCCCCCTTTATATGCTAATAAAGAGTAAGAGCAAAATGCAGAGAAAAACACACCACATTTGTTAATTTAGTTATTATTTGCATTCATTTAAATGTGCCTTTCCAGATAGCAATTTTGTGTTTCCCTGAAAAATAACACACACTTCTTTTCCAAACAATGAAACACTCTTTTAGCCgcttatttttcccccatccTTCAAAGATTTCTCAAAAGAGAAACATGCGCATGAAGCGTTTCATAGCCATCTCAttgttgttaaaaattttcaataaaatgataaaataagtttaattttttctaaaacaaaattaataatatagaCAGTGGTGCATCGAAGTATTTCATTAAGAATTTACAATTTAGGAAGCACACAAAAGGTGCGTATCATTCTTACAGAAACATGGAGAAATGGAGTAGCAGTGAAATGAAAGAGGCGAGGGTGTAATTCTACCATAAAGGTAAACCTCAGAAGACatataaaaacagaaaaaaaaaaaaaaaaaagctaattagaaaaaagaggacgaTGCAGCGTTGAAATAGGACCCATCCTAGTGGCATTAGtccattaaaaaattgcctgcaaaaatgtgaacacaTCATGTACAAATTTATCATGTatcaacatttttgcaaacgaGAAAAAAGCTTATTATTTGCTCACTCTTTTTAACTCCTGAACAAAAAATCCCCAAATTTCTAGCAAGTGCCtaaattacaattttaatgatTCATAAGAATAACATTAAGAAATGATCCCAACTCGGTTTATCAATTAATAACCATCCAAATCGTCAAACAAGAGTTTGTCTAcctctttaaaaaatctAGATATTAttccgcttcctttttttactttcttttgtttttgtctCCTTTTTCCAAATACACGTTCgaattgttttttgtttgaaTGCATCGCGTACATCAAAGCTGGTATCACAATAGAGTTACGCCCCCAAAAAATCAAACCAATCGAGGGGGTCCAGCAGAGTAGAAAAAAACCTATCATTATCATTGTAACAACTGGGAAAAACGGCAAATAGTATAtcaattttacaataaagCTATTTCTCTTCACTTTATACATTTGTTCTTCTccgtaaatattttttaattttacatttacacTATTCCTTTGGTGGT belongs to Plasmodium vivax chromosome 3, whole genome shotgun sequence and includes:
- a CDS encoding hypothetical protein (encoded by transcript PVX_096045A); its protein translation is MNQTQMINHIEKLNHPQKVHHHQKVHHTQKMHQPKKVHLSPQVPQPQWKNPHPQKNLHKKINPLHRKSLLHRKRKPHRKRKPHRKSLLHRKSPLHQQILKMSKITKMTSDSLRENAA